A single region of the Elizabethkingia sp. JS20170427COW genome encodes:
- a CDS encoding Nif3-like dinuclear metal center hexameric protein produces the protein MTIKEVVRIAQKQWPLAQAEDFDNVGLLCGNTDREVKGILICHDALEEVVEEAIQNSCNLIVCFHPIIFSGLKSITGKNYVERAVVKALENKIAIYAIHTALDNDYLGVNHRLGKELGLHYLKPLMPKSGFLAYLDVYVPKDAVSQVENAAFSAGAGNIGNYDQCNYAVTGQGSFRPLQNANPAIGNIGKREYVEEVKLSFIFEKYKQAALISAIIQAHPYEEVAYQIYDLANQHPYLGLGQYGELEEAMDAEDFLRFVKKKLGLAVIRHSKILQKKIKRVGLLGGSGASGIKSAISHQCDIYLSGDFKYHDFFSAEDKIILADIGHFESEQFVISQLYEFFSEKFTKFAILKTNISTNPVNYFL, from the coding sequence ATGACAATAAAAGAAGTAGTCCGCATCGCCCAAAAGCAGTGGCCTTTGGCACAAGCCGAGGATTTTGATAATGTGGGCTTGCTCTGTGGAAATACTGATAGAGAAGTAAAAGGGATATTAATTTGCCATGATGCTTTGGAGGAAGTGGTGGAGGAGGCTATACAAAATTCTTGTAACCTTATCGTATGTTTTCATCCCATTATTTTTTCAGGGTTAAAGTCGATTACAGGGAAAAATTATGTTGAAAGAGCGGTGGTAAAAGCTTTGGAAAACAAAATTGCAATTTATGCCATTCACACAGCGCTGGATAATGATTACTTAGGAGTTAACCATCGTTTGGGGAAAGAGCTAGGCCTTCATTATCTAAAACCTTTAATGCCTAAGTCGGGTTTTCTTGCGTATTTGGATGTGTATGTTCCTAAGGATGCCGTTTCTCAAGTGGAAAATGCAGCTTTTTCAGCAGGAGCGGGGAATATCGGAAATTATGATCAGTGCAATTACGCAGTAACAGGGCAAGGGAGCTTCAGGCCTTTACAAAATGCCAATCCCGCAATTGGCAATATAGGAAAAAGAGAATATGTAGAGGAGGTAAAGCTTTCTTTTATTTTTGAAAAATATAAACAAGCAGCTCTTATTTCTGCAATTATCCAAGCACATCCTTATGAGGAAGTAGCCTATCAAATTTACGATTTGGCTAACCAACATCCTTATCTTGGGCTAGGGCAGTACGGAGAGTTGGAAGAAGCTATGGATGCGGAGGATTTTTTAAGATTTGTAAAGAAAAAATTAGGTTTAGCCGTCATCCGACATTCAAAAATTTTACAAAAGAAAATTAAAAGAGTAGGATTGCTTGGAGGAAGTGGCGCATCAGGGATAAAATCTGCAATTTCCCATCAATGTGATATTTATCTTTCAGGAGATTTTAAATATCATGATTTTTTTAGTGCTGAAGATAAAATTATCCTCGCAGATATAGGACATTTTGAGTCTGAACAGTTTGTAATTTCTCAGTTATATGAATTTTTCTCCGAAAAATTTACTAAATTTGCAATCTTAAAGACTAATATTAGTACAAATCCTGTAAATTATTTCTTATAA
- a CDS encoding arylsulfatase, translating to MRKLRSIAFLLFAVSASYQAQKKLPNIIYIYADDLGYGSTATYGNPLIKTPNLDQLASQGMLFTQHYSSAPVCAPARGMLMTGKHGGHAYIRGNYELGEFDDAHEGGQMPLPEGTYTLPKMLKSVGYTTAVIGKWALGMPNNSGNPNEQGVDFFYGLMDQKQAHSHYPTHLWRNNTIEKLNNPPMNVHQALNPKTATEKDFEAFKGKDYAPKKMLDEALAFIDRTKKTPFFLYFPTTLPHVSLQVPDEYRDRYVGKFDEPEYYYGEKGYAAVKYPYSTFAGMITYLDMQVGEIMKKVKEAGLEENTIIMFSSDNGGSLESGIPNDLFKINAPFRGFKRDLYEGGIREPFIIKWPGKVKAGSHSGLVSAQFDVMATLADITGVKLEKTDGKSFLPTLLGQPSKQEKHPYLYWEFGETGGAVAIRMGKWKGVKTGLKKNINAPWQIYDLEKDLQEQHDISSQHPELIKTFDEIVKKEHRNAHIREWEFVNPKFIR from the coding sequence ATGAGAAAATTAAGATCAATAGCATTTCTCTTATTTGCTGTGTCGGCTTCTTACCAAGCTCAAAAAAAGCTTCCTAATATTATCTACATCTATGCAGATGATTTAGGATACGGAAGCACAGCTACCTATGGAAATCCATTAATAAAAACTCCTAATTTGGATCAATTGGCAAGCCAGGGGATGCTTTTTACCCAGCATTATTCTAGTGCTCCCGTTTGTGCTCCTGCCCGAGGGATGTTGATGACGGGGAAACATGGTGGACACGCTTATATCCGCGGAAATTATGAGTTAGGGGAATTTGATGATGCCCATGAAGGTGGACAAATGCCTTTACCAGAAGGGACTTACACACTCCCTAAGATGTTGAAATCGGTAGGTTATACCACAGCAGTTATTGGGAAATGGGCTTTAGGCATGCCCAACAATAGTGGCAATCCTAATGAGCAAGGAGTGGATTTTTTCTATGGGTTAATGGATCAAAAGCAGGCCCACAGCCACTATCCAACTCATTTGTGGAGGAATAATACTATAGAAAAATTAAACAATCCTCCTATGAATGTTCACCAAGCATTAAATCCTAAAACCGCTACAGAAAAAGATTTTGAAGCATTTAAAGGCAAAGACTATGCTCCTAAGAAGATGCTGGATGAAGCCTTAGCTTTTATTGATAGAACGAAAAAAACGCCTTTTTTCTTATATTTTCCAACAACCTTGCCCCATGTAAGTTTACAAGTTCCTGATGAATATAGAGATCGCTACGTAGGTAAGTTTGATGAGCCTGAATATTATTATGGAGAAAAAGGTTATGCAGCAGTAAAGTATCCTTATTCTACCTTTGCTGGGATGATTACCTATCTTGATATGCAGGTGGGAGAAATTATGAAGAAAGTAAAAGAGGCAGGCCTAGAGGAAAACACCATTATTATGTTTTCTAGCGATAACGGAGGCTCTTTAGAAAGTGGAATTCCTAATGATTTATTTAAAATCAATGCTCCTTTTAGAGGATTTAAAAGAGACTTATACGAGGGCGGAATTAGAGAACCTTTTATCATTAAATGGCCAGGAAAGGTTAAAGCTGGAAGCCACTCGGGATTGGTAAGCGCTCAGTTTGATGTTATGGCAACATTAGCCGACATTACCGGAGTAAAGCTAGAAAAAACCGATGGAAAAAGTTTTCTTCCAACACTTTTAGGGCAGCCTAGTAAGCAAGAGAAGCACCCTTATCTCTATTGGGAGTTCGGAGAAACAGGAGGAGCGGTTGCTATTAGAATGGGGAAATGGAAAGGAGTAAAAACAGGATTGAAAAAGAATATAAATGCTCCATGGCAAATTTATGATTTAGAAAAAGACCTTCAAGAGCAACACGATATAAGCTCTCAGCATCCAGAATTAATTAAAACTTTTGATGAAATTGTAAAAAAGGAACACCGTAATGCTCATATTAGAGAATGGGAATTCGTGAATCCTAAATTCATCCGTTAA
- a CDS encoding sulfatase — MKKLSLWVLAFATTWVQAQKKPNVIIIISDDHAYQTISAYGSKLMQTPNIDRIANEGVRFDKAYVTNSICGPSRAVILTGKYSHKNGFKDNENSVFDGSQNSFIKELTKNGYNTAWIGKWHLESIPQGFTYYNILQGQGWYYNSEFITEKEGRHVKNGYVTNVIEDDAEQWLDQRDKSKPFCLVIGHKNTHRVWIPDFQDMGEFDDRTFPVPETFYDDYKNRQAAKIQEMSIDKDMMMGYDLKMWKSKAEEDKDGSVRRMTPEQRQKFDAYYEPIRKEFFAKNPTDKELAEWKYQRYMKDYLATARSLDRNIGRTLDYLDQHDLAKNTIVIYLSDQGFYMGEHGWFDKRFMYEESFRTPMVMRYPGVVKPKTVSDAFVMNLDIGPTVLDAAGIDIPKDMQGKSILPMLSKKDKRKNLFYHYYEKGEHNVSPHFGIRTKRYKLIRFYDKVNAWELYDLKNDKHEINNLYGQEKYQKITKQLKADLEKLILEYDDQDALRIFKKEI; from the coding sequence ATGAAAAAGTTAAGCCTTTGGGTGTTGGCATTTGCAACAACTTGGGTACAAGCTCAGAAAAAGCCTAATGTGATTATCATTATTAGTGATGACCATGCCTACCAAACCATTAGCGCTTATGGAAGTAAGTTGATGCAAACCCCCAATATCGACCGAATTGCTAACGAAGGGGTGAGATTCGATAAAGCCTATGTTACCAATAGTATTTGTGGCCCAAGTAGAGCGGTAATTCTCACAGGCAAGTACAGCCACAAGAATGGATTTAAGGATAATGAAAATTCTGTTTTTGATGGTAGCCAAAATAGTTTTATTAAGGAATTGACCAAAAATGGGTACAATACCGCTTGGATAGGAAAATGGCATTTGGAGAGCATCCCTCAAGGCTTTACCTATTATAATATATTACAAGGGCAAGGTTGGTACTACAATAGCGAATTTATTACTGAAAAAGAAGGAAGACACGTTAAAAATGGATATGTCACCAATGTAATAGAGGATGATGCCGAACAATGGCTAGATCAAAGAGATAAATCTAAACCATTTTGTTTGGTTATAGGGCATAAAAATACCCATAGGGTATGGATTCCTGATTTTCAAGACATGGGAGAGTTTGATGATAGAACCTTCCCTGTACCAGAAACTTTTTATGATGATTATAAAAATCGCCAGGCAGCAAAAATCCAGGAGATGTCCATAGATAAGGATATGATGATGGGTTATGATTTAAAAATGTGGAAATCTAAAGCTGAAGAAGATAAAGATGGAAGCGTAAGAAGAATGACTCCAGAGCAACGCCAGAAATTCGATGCTTATTATGAGCCTATCCGAAAAGAATTTTTTGCAAAAAATCCTACAGATAAAGAGCTTGCAGAATGGAAGTATCAGCGATATATGAAGGATTATCTTGCCACTGCAAGAAGCTTGGATAGAAATATAGGTAGAACATTGGATTACTTAGACCAACATGATTTGGCAAAAAATACCATTGTCATCTATTTAAGTGACCAAGGTTTTTATATGGGAGAACATGGTTGGTTTGATAAGAGATTTATGTATGAAGAATCTTTTAGAACCCCTATGGTAATGCGCTATCCAGGAGTGGTAAAACCAAAAACAGTTTCCGACGCTTTTGTGATGAATTTGGATATAGGGCCAACAGTATTAGATGCTGCGGGTATTGATATCCCTAAAGATATGCAAGGGAAATCTATCTTACCAATGCTTTCCAAAAAGGATAAACGCAAAAATTTATTCTATCACTATTATGAAAAAGGAGAACATAATGTATCTCCTCATTTCGGAATTAGAACCAAGAGATATAAACTAATCCGATTTTATGACAAAGTAAATGCTTGGGAACTTTATGATTTAAAGAATGATAAGCACGAAATTAATAACCTCTACGGACAAGAGAAATATCAAAAGATAACAAAACAGCTAAAAGCAGATCTGGAAAAACTTATTCTTGAATATGATGACCAAGATGCTTTGAGAATTTTTAAGAAAGAAATATAA
- a CDS encoding zinc ribbon domain-containing protein, giving the protein MAKKAQEISVEEKLRALYDLQIIDSRLDEIRNTRGELPIEVEDLEIDIEGLTKRSSKFSSEIDDLKSQIVEKKELAKNAASLIEKYKSQQDNVRNNKEFEALSKEIEYQELEIQLAEKRVKEYNAKIDHKKQTLADITAKIEELTTHLNFKRSELDNLIAETQKEEEFLLQKSEEFGANLDERLLKSYKRIRTGSSNGLAVVGIERGAAKGSYFTIPPQKQLEIAQRKRIIIDEYSGKILVDDELVLEETEKMKSVIKF; this is encoded by the coding sequence ATGGCTAAAAAAGCACAAGAAATTAGTGTAGAAGAGAAACTGAGAGCGTTGTACGATCTACAAATAATAGATTCTCGTTTAGATGAAATTCGCAACACGAGAGGAGAACTTCCTATCGAGGTTGAAGATTTGGAAATCGATATCGAAGGTTTAACAAAAAGATCTTCAAAATTTTCTTCAGAAATTGATGATTTAAAATCTCAAATTGTAGAGAAGAAAGAGTTGGCTAAGAACGCTGCTAGTCTTATTGAAAAATACAAGTCCCAACAGGATAACGTAAGAAACAATAAAGAGTTTGAAGCCTTAAGCAAAGAGATCGAGTACCAAGAGTTGGAAATCCAATTGGCTGAAAAAAGAGTGAAGGAGTACAATGCTAAAATCGATCACAAAAAACAAACTTTAGCAGATATTACCGCTAAAATTGAAGAGCTAACTACGCATCTTAACTTTAAAAGAAGCGAGCTAGATAATCTTATTGCAGAAACTCAAAAAGAAGAAGAATTCTTACTACAGAAATCCGAAGAATTTGGAGCAAACTTAGATGAAAGATTATTAAAATCTTATAAAAGAATCCGTACAGGATCATCTAACGGTCTTGCAGTAGTAGGGATAGAAAGAGGTGCTGCTAAAGGTTCTTACTTCACCATTCCTCCACAAAAACAGTTGGAAATTGCTCAAAGAAAGAGAATTATTATCGATGAGTATTCAGGAAAAATCTTGGTAGATGATGAATTGGTACTTGAAGAAACCGAAAAAATGAAATCGGTAATTAAGTTCTAG
- the pnuC gene encoding nicotinamide riboside transporter PnuC, with protein sequence MMQEILSKTTWIEWLGVSFAVGQVLLAQKNNIHNYLFGIAGVLLAMYVKFHAKLYAEFSLDFYYLIMSIYGWLFWKFGKQKAEAPVSFTTRTELVKAALIVVFTFCFFFLALHHFTDSDVPFWDAIATSFAWAGMWLMAKRKIENWIFLNISNFIAIPLLIHKDLYLYSGLTIFLFIVAFFGYRNWYQLIQQQKNTVYEPSK encoded by the coding sequence ATGATGCAGGAAATTTTAAGTAAAACCACATGGATTGAGTGGTTGGGTGTCTCCTTCGCAGTGGGACAAGTGCTGTTGGCACAAAAAAACAACATTCATAATTACCTTTTCGGAATTGCCGGAGTGCTGCTGGCGATGTATGTTAAATTTCATGCGAAGCTCTATGCTGAGTTTTCTTTGGATTTTTACTATCTCATCATGAGCATTTATGGGTGGCTGTTCTGGAAATTCGGGAAACAAAAAGCGGAAGCTCCAGTATCCTTCACTACCCGTACAGAACTTGTAAAAGCAGCACTCATTGTTGTATTTACATTCTGCTTTTTCTTTCTTGCCTTACACCATTTTACCGATTCTGATGTTCCTTTTTGGGATGCTATAGCTACATCCTTTGCCTGGGCTGGAATGTGGCTGATGGCCAAACGAAAAATTGAAAACTGGATTTTCCTGAACATCAGCAATTTTATTGCGATTCCGTTGCTTATCCATAAAGATTTGTACCTCTATTCCGGCTTGACCATCTTCTTGTTTATCGTTGCATTTTTCGGATACAGAAACTGGTATCAGCTTATACAACAACAAAAAAATACCGTTTATGAACCTTCAAAATAA
- a CDS encoding sialidase family protein gives MKKQLLTLALVSLNITQAIAQTELQKSSATVASAQVLQDNNYTGKGNKNETILHAIIKVEGEGKIDVSDIKLNFNGTTNLKDIKAVKIYNTKSSNLFDSRHPSGELLATTRASKGDVKAKVKGSLQVGENHIWITVDVAEKAKEGNKIDASLVSLKTKNQTFNFTNGNPDGEREILLKRVLVLAPGDYGSKNYRIPAIVTAKDGSLVVLTDKRKFNSVDLPEDIDVIAQRSTDGGATWSDPITVAQGTGRFKGFGDVNIMKTNSGKLVALYVGGVGLWNSTSEKPQGHFMSVSTDNGKTWSEPRDITSQLYGADCPDPVRKTWQASFFGSGQGLTLRDGRIMAVMAVRETLKNHKLNNYVVYSDDEGETWEVSEKAMDGGDEAKVVELNDGTVLLSSRTSGNRLWAKSTDRGVTWGPENSWTEIWGNACDADIVRYTSTLDGYDKNRILHTLPNAKNRTNVSMWVSYDEGTSWPVKKTISKGESAYSSITILPDGTIGVYVEEDETVPYKMYFLNFSLDWLTNGKDSYKKPNLSK, from the coding sequence ATGAAAAAGCAATTGCTTACTTTAGCCTTGGTTAGCCTGAACATTACCCAAGCTATAGCCCAAACAGAACTTCAAAAATCTTCTGCGACTGTGGCTTCTGCCCAAGTTCTGCAAGACAATAACTACACTGGAAAGGGGAATAAAAATGAAACCATTCTTCATGCGATAATAAAGGTAGAAGGGGAAGGAAAAATAGATGTTTCGGATATTAAATTAAATTTTAATGGGACAACTAATCTAAAAGATATCAAAGCTGTAAAAATCTACAATACAAAAAGTTCTAATCTGTTTGATAGTAGGCATCCATCAGGTGAATTATTAGCGACTACTAGAGCTTCTAAAGGAGACGTAAAGGCTAAAGTTAAAGGAAGTTTACAAGTAGGAGAAAACCACATTTGGATAACTGTAGATGTGGCAGAGAAAGCAAAAGAAGGAAATAAAATAGATGCTTCTTTAGTTTCTCTAAAAACTAAAAATCAAACATTCAACTTTACCAATGGTAATCCAGATGGAGAACGAGAAATTTTATTGAAAAGAGTATTGGTGCTTGCTCCTGGAGATTATGGTTCTAAAAACTATCGTATCCCCGCTATTGTTACAGCAAAGGATGGTTCTTTAGTGGTGCTTACCGACAAGAGAAAATTCAATTCTGTAGATCTACCGGAAGATATAGACGTTATTGCACAACGCAGTACAGACGGAGGAGCAACATGGTCAGATCCTATTACAGTGGCTCAAGGTACTGGGAGATTTAAAGGTTTTGGAGATGTTAATATTATGAAAACCAATTCTGGGAAGTTAGTAGCACTTTACGTAGGAGGAGTAGGTTTATGGAATTCTACATCAGAAAAGCCACAAGGGCATTTTATGAGCGTAAGTACCGACAATGGAAAAACATGGTCAGAACCTAGAGATATCACATCTCAGCTTTATGGAGCTGATTGCCCAGATCCTGTACGCAAAACATGGCAGGCCTCTTTCTTTGGCTCTGGCCAAGGGTTAACTCTTCGCGATGGGCGAATTATGGCAGTAATGGCAGTAAGAGAAACATTAAAAAACCATAAGCTAAATAACTATGTAGTGTATTCTGATGATGAAGGAGAAACGTGGGAGGTTTCCGAAAAGGCCATGGATGGCGGAGATGAAGCTAAAGTAGTAGAACTGAACGATGGTACTGTTTTATTGAGTAGCCGTACCTCAGGCAACCGTTTATGGGCAAAATCTACCGACAGAGGAGTAACTTGGGGGCCTGAAAATTCATGGACAGAAATTTGGGGTAATGCTTGCGATGCAGATATTGTACGTTATACCTCTACATTGGATGGTTACGATAAAAACAGAATTCTACATACTTTACCTAATGCTAAAAACCGAACCAATGTAAGCATGTGGGTGAGTTACGATGAAGGAACAAGCTGGCCAGTAAAGAAAACGATTAGTAAAGGAGAATCTGCATATTCTTCAATTACCATTCTTCCTGATGGAACTATCGGCGTTTATGTAGAAGAAGATGAAACAGTACCTTATAAAATGTACTTCCTTAATTTTAGTTTAGATTGGTTAACTAATGGGAAGGACTCTTACAAGAAGCCCAATTTATCTAAATAA
- a CDS encoding ion transporter: protein MKRRLRPDHNLIPLDGWREKVYRIIYLSNTNAGKTFDIILLAVILLSTFLVIIETVPTMSLRTIRLLYKIEFFITMLFTLEYLLRIFCVKNKKDYIFSFNGIIDALAIAPFYLSIIFPFTHYLLVIRLLRLLRVFRIFNLLDYMHDGRYIMNALKSSARKVYIFLLFVIIFIIIMGSIMYVIEGGEGSFNSIPNSIYWAAVTVTTVGYGDVTPSTPLGKFLSILVMLAGYSVLAVTTIIVTLDFENFRKNQIKIKKQTCERCGNVENDADARYCKRCGKRLPTGGSSDSKNGGIFSVFNIFKGDS, encoded by the coding sequence ATGAAAAGAAGACTAAGGCCCGACCATAACCTAATTCCTTTGGACGGATGGCGTGAAAAAGTATATCGTATTATTTATCTCTCCAATACCAATGCTGGAAAAACCTTCGATATCATTCTCCTGGCGGTAATACTGCTCTCTACTTTTTTAGTGATTATAGAAACCGTACCTACCATGAGTCTGCGTACAATAAGGCTATTGTACAAAATTGAGTTTTTCATCACCATGCTTTTTACCCTAGAGTATCTGTTGCGGATCTTCTGTGTAAAAAATAAAAAAGATTACATCTTTAGTTTCAACGGGATTATCGATGCTTTAGCTATCGCCCCTTTTTATCTAAGTATCATTTTCCCATTTACTCACTACTTATTAGTCATCAGGCTTCTAAGACTCTTAAGAGTTTTCAGAATTTTCAACCTTCTCGATTATATGCATGATGGCAGATACATCATGAATGCCCTTAAAAGTAGTGCAAGAAAAGTATATATCTTTTTACTTTTCGTGATTATCTTCATCATTATCATGGGATCTATTATGTATGTTATTGAAGGTGGCGAGGGCAGCTTTAACAGCATCCCTAACAGCATCTATTGGGCTGCTGTTACCGTTACTACCGTAGGATATGGTGATGTTACCCCTTCCACACCGCTAGGGAAATTTCTCTCTATCTTGGTGATGCTCGCAGGATATAGTGTACTGGCGGTAACTACGATTATTGTTACTTTGGATTTTGAAAACTTTCGAAAAAATCAAATAAAAATTAAAAAGCAAACTTGTGAGCGCTGTGGTAATGTAGAAAATGATGCAGATGCAAGATATTGTAAAAGATGTGGAAAAAGACTCCCTACAGGAGGCTCCTCAGATTCTAAAAATGGAGGCATTTTTAGCGTTTTCAATATTTTCAAAGGAGACTCCTAG
- a CDS encoding pyridoxal phosphate-dependent aminotransferase, with amino-acid sequence MQKYSDRLNRLSYSQTFVMSNKVREMRAEGIDVIGLTLGEPDFDVPDNIKQAAFDAINENYSHYSPVPGFLELRQAIARKLKRDNNLDYKPTQIVVSNGAKQSILNIMAAVVNDGDEVILPTPYWVSYDEMVKMMGGKSIFVQTSIESEFKITAQQLEEAITPKTKVLLFSSPCNPSGSFYTYEELKAIAEVVAKHPQITIISDEIYEYINYEGEHVSIASFPEVYEQTAVINGMSKAFAMTGWRIGYCAAPEWLAKGCDKVQGQMTSGANTVAQRASIVALDAGKEHYQYMVDSFKKRRDLIYDLMKDIPGFKVNKPKSAFYIFPDISFYIGKTLKGKEIKNSDDFAMFLLEEAKVASVGGVSFGDVNCIRFSYASSEKDITEAMRRIKECLASC; translated from the coding sequence ATGCAAAAATATTCAGACCGATTAAACCGATTGAGCTATTCCCAGACTTTCGTGATGTCTAATAAAGTAAGAGAGATGAGAGCCGAAGGGATTGATGTGATAGGTTTAACCCTTGGGGAGCCTGATTTTGATGTTCCAGACAACATCAAACAAGCAGCTTTCGATGCGATTAATGAGAATTATAGCCACTACTCTCCAGTACCAGGATTTTTAGAACTTCGCCAAGCCATTGCAAGAAAACTAAAAAGGGATAATAACTTAGATTATAAGCCTACCCAAATTGTGGTTTCTAACGGTGCGAAACAGTCTATCCTAAACATTATGGCAGCTGTAGTAAACGATGGAGATGAAGTAATCCTACCTACTCCTTATTGGGTAAGCTATGATGAAATGGTGAAAATGATGGGAGGTAAAAGTATTTTTGTACAAACCTCTATAGAGTCTGAATTCAAAATCACTGCCCAACAACTAGAAGAAGCAATTACTCCTAAAACCAAAGTTTTATTATTCAGTTCTCCTTGTAACCCTTCAGGAAGCTTTTATACTTATGAAGAATTGAAAGCGATTGCTGAAGTGGTAGCAAAACACCCTCAGATTACCATTATTTCAGACGAAATTTACGAATATATCAACTACGAAGGCGAGCATGTAAGTATTGCTAGCTTCCCTGAAGTATATGAACAAACTGCCGTAATTAACGGAATGTCTAAAGCTTTTGCGATGACAGGATGGAGAATTGGTTACTGTGCTGCTCCTGAATGGTTGGCGAAAGGTTGCGATAAAGTACAAGGACAGATGACTTCTGGTGCCAACACTGTAGCACAAAGAGCTTCTATTGTTGCCTTAGATGCAGGGAAAGAACATTATCAATATATGGTAGATTCTTTCAAAAAGAGAAGAGACCTTATCTATGACCTTATGAAAGACATCCCTGGTTTTAAAGTTAACAAACCTAAGAGTGCTTTCTATATCTTCCCTGATATTTCTTTCTACATCGGGAAAACACTAAAAGGTAAAGAAATTAAAAACTCTGATGATTTTGCAATGTTCTTGCTAGAAGAAGCAAAAGTAGCTTCTGTAGGCGGAGTTTCTTTTGGAGATGTTAACTGCATCCGTTTCTCTTATGCATCTTCTGAAAAAGATATTACCGAGGCGATGAGAAGAATTAAAGAATGCCTAGCTTCATGCTAA
- a CDS encoding LLM class flavin-dependent oxidoreductase — protein sequence MEFGIGMFGDAGWDTHTQQYRNAATRLHEVIEEVKYADALGIDLLAMGEHHREDYVVSSPETLLAALSTVTQNITLSSGVNVLSSADPVKLYQDYAMIDLISGQRAEIMAGRGSFIESFPLFGQSLHDYKELFTEKLELLLQLQKGGEISWQGKFRPDIQQQTIFPQAERKIPVWIAVGGTPESVYRAGVLGLPIIFAIIGGNINHFLPLVEYYKETYLNSGHSPEEMEIGIHSHSYIADSQEQIVQDYFSTYARQMGKIGKERNWPGKYTETQFINGMDANGALFMGTPEDVAEKIIRVKEKFGITRFVAHLDAGGPSHPELLRSIELYAEQVIPRVKQHFNLA from the coding sequence ATGGAATTCGGAATAGGAATGTTTGGCGATGCTGGCTGGGATACCCATACCCAACAATATCGTAATGCAGCCACTCGTTTACACGAAGTTATTGAAGAAGTAAAATATGCCGATGCATTAGGTATAGATTTACTTGCCATGGGAGAACACCATCGTGAAGATTATGTGGTTTCCTCTCCAGAAACGCTTTTGGCAGCATTATCTACGGTAACCCAAAATATTACTCTATCCAGCGGAGTAAATGTACTTTCATCTGCTGACCCAGTGAAATTATACCAAGATTACGCAATGATAGACTTGATTTCTGGGCAAAGAGCAGAAATTATGGCAGGAAGAGGTAGCTTTATCGAATCTTTTCCTCTTTTTGGGCAAAGCCTTCACGATTATAAAGAATTATTCACAGAGAAATTAGAGCTTCTTTTACAGCTTCAAAAAGGAGGAGAAATTTCTTGGCAGGGAAAATTTAGACCTGACATCCAACAACAAACCATTTTCCCTCAAGCTGAAAGAAAAATCCCAGTATGGATTGCAGTAGGTGGCACTCCTGAATCTGTATATCGTGCGGGAGTTTTAGGCCTGCCAATTATCTTTGCTATTATTGGCGGAAACATCAATCATTTTCTACCTTTAGTAGAATATTATAAGGAGACCTACCTCAACTCTGGACACTCTCCAGAGGAAATGGAAATAGGAATTCACTCCCATTCTTATATCGCCGATAGCCAAGAGCAAATAGTTCAGGATTATTTTAGTACTTACGCCCGACAAATGGGTAAAATTGGTAAAGAACGAAATTGGCCAGGGAAATATACCGAAACTCAATTCATCAACGGGATGGATGCCAATGGCGCTTTGTTTATGGGGACACCTGAAGATGTTGCTGAAAAAATTATCCGCGTAAAGGAAAAATTCGGGATAACTAGATTTGTAGCCCATCTGGACGCTGGTGGACCTTCTCACCCTGAACTTTTGCGCAGCATTGAGCTTTATGCAGAACAGGTAATCCCTAGGGTGAAACAACATTTTAACTTAGCCTGA